The Orcinus orca chromosome 16, mOrcOrc1.1, whole genome shotgun sequence genome includes a window with the following:
- the SMOX gene encoding spermine oxidase isoform X2, with protein MQSCESSGDSADDPLSRGLRRRGQPRVVVIGAGLAGLAAAKALLEQGFTDVTVLEASSRIGGRVQSVKLGHATFELGATWIHGSHGNPIYHLAEANGLLEETTDGERSVGRISLYSKNGVACYLTNHGCRIPKDVVEEFSDLYNEVYNLTQEFFRHGKPVNAESQNSVGVFTREEVRNRIRDDPDDPEATKRLKLAMIQQYLKVESCESSSHSMDEVSLSAFGEWTEIPGAHHIIPSGFMRVVELLAEGIPAHIIQLGKPVRCVHWDQASSHPWGPEIEPRGEGNHNHDTGEGSQGGEEPQGERQDEDEQWPVVVECEDCEVIPADHVIVTVSLGVLKMQHASFFRPGLPAEKVAAIHRLGIGTTDKIFLEFEEPFWGPECNSLQFVWEDEAESHTLTYPPELWYRKICGFDVLYPPERYGHVLSGWICGEEALVMEKCDDEAVAEICTEMLRQFTGNPNIPKPRRILRSAWGSNPYFRGSYSYTQVGSSGADVEKLAKPLPYTESSKTAPMQVLFSGEATHRKYYSTTHGALLSGQREAARLIEMYRDLFQQGT; from the exons ATGCAAAGTTGTGAATCCAGTGGTGACAGTGCGGATGACCCTCTCAGTCGTGGCCTGCGGAGAAGGGGACAGCCTCGTGTGGTGGTGATCGGCGCCGGCTTGGCTGGCCTGGCTGCTGCCAAAGCACTTCTGGAGCAGGGCTTTACGGATGTCACTGTGCTTGAGGCTTCCAGCCGCATTGGAGGCCGCGTACAGAGCGTGAAGCTTG GACACGCCACCTTTGAGCTGGGAGCCACGTGGATCCATGGCTCCCACGGGAATCCCATCTATCATCTAGCAGAAGCCAATGGCCTTCTGGAAGAGACAACTGATGGGGAGCGCAGTGTGGGCCGCATCAGCCTCTACTCCAAGAATGGCGTGGCCTGCTACCTCACCAACCATGGCTGCAGGATCCCCAAGGATGTGGTTGAGGAATTCAGTGATTTATACAACGAG GTCTATAACTTGACCCAAGAGTTCTTCCGGCACGGTAAACCAGTCAATGCTGAGAGTCAGAACAGCGTGGGGGTGTTCACCCGAGAGGAGGTGCGCAACCGCATTAGGGATGACCCTGATGATCCAGAGGCCACCAAGCGCCTGAAGCTCGCCATGATCCAGCAGTACCTGAAG GTGGAGAGCTGTGAGAGTAGCTCGCACAGCATGGACGAGGTGTCCCTGAGCGCCTTTGGGGAGTGGACTGAGATTCCCGGTGCCCACCACATCATCCCCTCGGGCTTCATGCGGGTTGTGGAGCTGCTGGCTGAGGGCATCCCGGCCCACATCATCCAGCTGGGGAAACCCGTCCGTTGTGTTCACTGGGACCAGGCCTCGTCCCACCCTTGGGGCCCTGAGATTGAGCCCCGGGGTGAGGGTAACCATAATCATGACACTGGGGAGGGCAGCCAGGGTGGAGAGGAGCCCCAGGGGGAGAGGCAGGATGAGGATGAGCAGTGGCCGGTGGTGGTGGAGTGCGAGGACTGTGAGGTGATCCCAGCGGACCACGTGATTGTGACCGTGTCGCTGGGCGTGCTCAAGATGCAGCATGCCAGCTTCTTCCGGCCAGGCCTGCCCGCTGAGAAGGTGGCTGCCATCCACCGACTGGGCATCGGCACCACCGACAAGATCTTTCTAGAATTTGAGGAGCCCTTCTGGGGCCCCGAGTGCAACAGCCTACAGTTTGTGTGGGAGGACGAGGCGGAGAGCCACACGCTCACTTACCCACCCGAGCTCTGGTACCGCAAGATCTGTGGCTTTGATGTCCTCTACCCGCCTGAGCGCTACGGCCACGTGCTGAGTGGCTGGATCTGTGGGGAGGAGGCCCTTGTCATGGAGAAGTGTGATGACGAGGCAGTGGCTGAGATCTGCACAGAGATGCTGCGGCAGTTCACAG GGAACCCCAACATTCCAAAGCCTCGGCGAATTCTGCGCTCAGCCTGGGGCAGCAACCCCTACTTCCGGGGATCCTATTCATATACACAGGTGGGCTCGAGTGGGGCAGATGTGGAGAAGCTGGCCAAGCCCCTGCCATACACGGAGAGCTCCAAGACAGCG
- the SMOX gene encoding spermine oxidase isoform X3 has protein sequence MQSCESSGDSADDPLSRGLRRRGQPRVVVIGAGLAGLAAAKALLEQGFTDVTVLEASSRIGGRVQSVKLGHATFELGATWIHGSHGNPIYHLAEANGLLEETTDGERSVGRISLYSKNGVACYLTNHGCRIPKDVVEEFSDLYNEVYNLTQEFFRHGKPVNAESQNSVGVFTREEVRNRIRDDPDDPEATKRLKLAMIQQYLKVESCESSSHSMDEVSLSAFGEWTEIPGAHHIIPSGFMRVVELLAEGIPAHIIQLGKPVRCVHWDQASSHPWGPEIEPRGEGNHNHDTGEGSQGGEEPQGERQDEDEQWPVVVECEDCEVIPADHVIVTVSLGVLKMQHASFFRPGLPAEKVAAIHRLGIGTTDKIFLEFEEPFWGPECNSLQFVWEDEAESHTLTYPPELWYRKICGFDVLYPPERYGHVLSGWICGEEALVMEKCDDEAVAEICTEMLRQFTGNPNIPKPRRILRSAWGSNPYFRGSYSYTQVGSSGADVEKLAKPLPYTESSKTASNRLRTRRLSGHGSRA, from the exons ATGCAAAGTTGTGAATCCAGTGGTGACAGTGCGGATGACCCTCTCAGTCGTGGCCTGCGGAGAAGGGGACAGCCTCGTGTGGTGGTGATCGGCGCCGGCTTGGCTGGCCTGGCTGCTGCCAAAGCACTTCTGGAGCAGGGCTTTACGGATGTCACTGTGCTTGAGGCTTCCAGCCGCATTGGAGGCCGCGTACAGAGCGTGAAGCTTG GACACGCCACCTTTGAGCTGGGAGCCACGTGGATCCATGGCTCCCACGGGAATCCCATCTATCATCTAGCAGAAGCCAATGGCCTTCTGGAAGAGACAACTGATGGGGAGCGCAGTGTGGGCCGCATCAGCCTCTACTCCAAGAATGGCGTGGCCTGCTACCTCACCAACCATGGCTGCAGGATCCCCAAGGATGTGGTTGAGGAATTCAGTGATTTATACAACGAG GTCTATAACTTGACCCAAGAGTTCTTCCGGCACGGTAAACCAGTCAATGCTGAGAGTCAGAACAGCGTGGGGGTGTTCACCCGAGAGGAGGTGCGCAACCGCATTAGGGATGACCCTGATGATCCAGAGGCCACCAAGCGCCTGAAGCTCGCCATGATCCAGCAGTACCTGAAG GTGGAGAGCTGTGAGAGTAGCTCGCACAGCATGGACGAGGTGTCCCTGAGCGCCTTTGGGGAGTGGACTGAGATTCCCGGTGCCCACCACATCATCCCCTCGGGCTTCATGCGGGTTGTGGAGCTGCTGGCTGAGGGCATCCCGGCCCACATCATCCAGCTGGGGAAACCCGTCCGTTGTGTTCACTGGGACCAGGCCTCGTCCCACCCTTGGGGCCCTGAGATTGAGCCCCGGGGTGAGGGTAACCATAATCATGACACTGGGGAGGGCAGCCAGGGTGGAGAGGAGCCCCAGGGGGAGAGGCAGGATGAGGATGAGCAGTGGCCGGTGGTGGTGGAGTGCGAGGACTGTGAGGTGATCCCAGCGGACCACGTGATTGTGACCGTGTCGCTGGGCGTGCTCAAGATGCAGCATGCCAGCTTCTTCCGGCCAGGCCTGCCCGCTGAGAAGGTGGCTGCCATCCACCGACTGGGCATCGGCACCACCGACAAGATCTTTCTAGAATTTGAGGAGCCCTTCTGGGGCCCCGAGTGCAACAGCCTACAGTTTGTGTGGGAGGACGAGGCGGAGAGCCACACGCTCACTTACCCACCCGAGCTCTGGTACCGCAAGATCTGTGGCTTTGATGTCCTCTACCCGCCTGAGCGCTACGGCCACGTGCTGAGTGGCTGGATCTGTGGGGAGGAGGCCCTTGTCATGGAGAAGTGTGATGACGAGGCAGTGGCTGAGATCTGCACAGAGATGCTGCGGCAGTTCACAG GGAACCCCAACATTCCAAAGCCTCGGCGAATTCTGCGCTCAGCCTGGGGCAGCAACCCCTACTTCCGGGGATCCTATTCATATACACAGGTGGGCTCGAGTGGGGCAGATGTGGAGAAGCTGGCCAAGCCCCTGCCATACACGGAGAGCTCCAAGACAGCG